The Schistocerca serialis cubense isolate TAMUIC-IGC-003099 unplaced genomic scaffold, iqSchSeri2.2 HiC_scaffold_1362, whole genome shotgun sequence genome includes a window with the following:
- the LOC126440354 gene encoding cyclic pyranopterin monophosphate synthase-like, translating to MSQLLSHNLSVVTESRKQFLLLPCTPSIMCNTGLLTRQTHRAQPSVFSCRFCSLGAQSGSLTHVDRTGRAKMVDVGSKLVTERTAAARAKVFVGPELVKLVRENGLKKGDVLSVARLAGKLGSKQTSSLIPLCHNISLSSVAVDFELDSALNCVIVTGTAKCRGQTGVEMEALTAVSVSALTVYDMCKAVSHDIVISEIMLLAKSGGTRGDFHRT from the coding sequence atgtctcagttgttgtcacataatttgagtgtagtgactgaatctagaaaacagtttcttttgcttccctgtaccccaagcattatgtgcaatacaggactcctaacaagacaaacacacagagcacagccctctgtcttctcttgccgTTTCTGCAGTTTGGGAGCACAGTCCGGAAGTCTGACTCATGTTGACCGGACCGGCAGGGCGAAAATGGTCGACGTGGGTTCGAAGCTGGTGACAGAACGGACTGCTGCAGCAcgagcaaaggtttttgtgggacccGAACTGGTGAAACTCGTACGAGAAAATGGCCTGAAGAAAGGTGACGTACTTAGCGTTGCTCGCCTGGCGGGAAAATTGGggtccaagcagacgtccagccttatccctctgtgtcataacatatctttatcctctgtggctgtggactttgaactggactctgctctcaactgtgtgattgtaactggcacggcaaagtgtagagggcagacgggtgtggagatggaagctctcactgctgtatcggtgtctgccttaacagtgtacgatatgtgcaaagctgtgagtcatgacattgtgatatctgaaataatgcttctggccaaaagtgggggaactagaggagacttccaccggacatga